One Candidatus Nitrotoga arctica genomic window, TCGGCAAGTCGTAGCCAGTCAAATGCAGCAGGGCATAAATCAGCATCGAGCCATGGCCGTTGGAAAACACGAAACGGTCACGATCGGCCCACTTAGGGTTAGCCGGGTTGTGGCGCAGATGGTGAATCCACAGTGCTTCGGCGATTTCTGCCATGCCCATGGGGGCGCCAGGATGGCCAGAGTTTGCTTTCTGAACTGCATCCATCGCCAAAGCGCGGATCGCTCCAGTTGTGTCATTAAACTTGGGGGGGTGTACCTTACGCGCCGCAGCCATCTTTCACTAACCTCCTGAACATCTCTTAAAGAATAAATAAATTATTTTTGTAACAAACCAATTAGTAATTATGCCGCACTGCCCTGTTTAGGGCAACAGGAGAAAAATAGTTATCAATTTAATAAATCTAATACAATAACTTGTATATAATTTTCACTGGCGGGATCGTAATTTTACATCAAGTCATTCGCTCCTCTTTTGAACTGAATTCCTCCGGGCAACCGTTTGAAACTCACCTGCCGCACTGGTCAGCCTGCGCGTTACTCGCACGAACTCCTAACGATTATCTGACGTCCAGATAAACGCAGCACACCTTTTGGGAAAAGCTACACATCTTTAATGACAGTAAGGCCGGTAAAGCCCGTCTGTTCCTTATTGGGCAATGGTTTAAGCTTGCGTACCTCGGTTTTCTCAAGTACAATTTTGCTGTAATTGCCTTACTTACTTTTGCTTGCCGCTGAGGTAGCTACCATGCACGTCAAGATAACTCCAAACGACCAGATCACGTCTCCAGATCAAAGCGCTGCCCAAGTGGAGGCTGCTGGATACGTCGATGAAGTTGATAGTAGTGCCATCGTTGTGACACCAGTTTTAGCTCAAAGCGTCGAAGCCGTACGTGATAAATTGATTGCATCGGGGATTTCCGAAAAAGATGTAGCAGACGCCTGTGCTTGGGCACGTCGGCCCAAAGAATAACATGCGCGTTGTTCTCGATACCAATGTAATACTCTCTGCATTGTTGTTCGCCAACGGGAATTTGGCGTGGTTGAGAAAGGCTTGGCAGGCGAAGTCTATCCGTCCAGTGATCAGTAACGCAACAAAGGAAGATTTATTCGATTCATTGGATTATCCTAAATTTAATTTGTCAATCGCTGAGCAGGATTTGTTGCTGGAAGATTTTTTTCCATACTGTGAAACAGCGTCCATATCCAACTGGATGCCATCGCACGGCATATTTAGCCAAGTATTTTTGGCCGTGGCACACAAAGCCAAGGTAGATGCACTGGTAACCGTTGAAAAGGATTTACTCGCATTGCGAGGAAGTTTTACCCCCTCCATCTTTACCGTTGAGGAATTGCGTAAACGTTTGCAAGAAGAACGTCTCGCGTAACTACTCCGCTCAATTTCTGCTAAAAAATAGACAACTTGTCCTAATTTGCGGCAAACTGTGTTCATGAAAACCATTCTGGTTCTACATGGCCCCAATCTGAACTTGCTCGGCAGCCGCGAGCCAAGCGTGTATGGCCATACTACATTAGACGAAATTAACAACAAATTACAGCATTTAGCTCGCATGCAAGGCGCAAATCTATTGCATTTTCAGAGTAATTCTGAATCTGCTTTAGTGGATCGTATACATTTGGCGCGCCAAGATGGTACTGATTTTATTGTCATTAACCCTGCTGCGTTTACACATACTAGCGTGGCTTTACGCGATGCGCTGACTGCGGTGGCCATTCCATTTATTGAAGTCCATCTTTCCAATGTGTTTGCACGTGAACCATTTCGCAAAGAATCATATTTTTCTGATCTCGCTATTGGTGTTATCAGCGGTTTGGGTGCAACCGGTTATGAACTCGCAGTGCAATACGCGCTGCAATATTCTGTTAGGAGCTAATCATGGATTTACGTAAACTCAAGACCTTGATTGAACTGGTTGAAAGCTCTGGTATTGCAGAGCTGGAAATTAGTGAAGGCGAAGAACGCGTGCGCATTGTACGGTCATGTGCTGCGGTGCAGCATGTTTATGCAGCACCGCAGCACATGACCACGCTTGCCTCACAATTGGCCGATGCGCCGGTTGAGCCAGTCGAACCCGCAGCCCCAGATGGCCACGTAGTGAAATCGCCGATGGTTGGTAGTTTTTACCGCAGCCCCTCCCCTGGTGCCAAACCCTTTGTGGAGGTGGGCCAGAGCGTGAATGTGGGCGACACCCTCTGTATCATCGAAGCAATGAAGCTGCTCAATGAAATCGAAGCTGATCAAAGCGGTGTCATTAGTGCGGTTCTGGTCGAGAGTGGCCAGCCGGTGGAATATGGTCAACCTCTTTTTGTTATCGGTTAAATAATGTTTGAAAAAATTCTCATCGCAAATCGAGGCGAGATTGCCTTAAGAATTCAGCGCGCCTGTCGTGAAATGGGCATTAAATCCGTAGCAGTGCATTCCGAAGCTGACGCAGACGCCAAGTATGTCAAACTGGCCGATGAATCGGTGTGCATTGGCCCGGCTTCCTCGCTACATAGCTATCTGCACATTCCATCCATCATTAGCGCAGCGGAAGTTACAGATGCTCAGGCTATCCACCCGGGCTATGGGTTTTTGTCTGAGAATGCTGACTTCGCCGAACGTGTGGAAAAAAGTGGATTCGTATTCATTGGCCCACGGCCGGAGACCATTCGTTTAATGGGCGACAAAGTGTCCGCCAAAAACGCAATGAAAAAAGCGGGTATTCCTTGTGTGCCGGGCGTGGATGGCGCACTGCCGGACAATCCAGCCGAAATTACCAAGATCGCACGCAGTATCGGTTATCCGGTCATTATCAAGGCCGCTGGGGGCGGTGGCGGACGCGGCATGCGCGTAGTACATACCGAAGCCGCGTTGCTGAATGCTGTGGTCATGACGCGTAGTGAAGCGCAGGCGGCGTTTAATAATCCTGTGGTGTATATGGAAAAGTTTTTGCAGAATCCACGCCACATCGAATTCCAAGTTCTGGCTGATTCTTATGGCAATGCGGTATATTTAGGTGAGCGTGACTGCTCAATGCAACGCCGCCATCAGAAAATTCTTGAGGAAGCGCCAGCACCTCTGCTCAATACTCGTCTTCGTAATAAAATGGGTGAGCGTTGTGCAGCAGCTTGCCGCAAGATTGGCTATCGCGGTGCGGGGACTTTTGAGTTTCTGTATGAAAACGATGAATTTTTCTTCATTGAAATGAACACTCGCGTACAGGTAGAGCATCCGGTCACCGAAATGATTACGGGCATAGATATCGTGCAACAGCAGATTCGTATCGCTGCCGGCGAAAAACTCAGTTTCAAGCAAAATGATATTACGCTCAAAGGTCATGCCATTGAATGTCGCATCAATGCCGAACATCCCTACAAGTTCACGCCCTCAGCCGGCCGCATTACTACTTGGCATACTCCTGGTGGCCCTGGTATTCGCGTGGATTCGCATGTGTACGCCAATTACTTCGTGCCGCCTCACTACGACTCCATGATCGGCAAGATCATCGCATATGGGGACAATCGCCAACAGGCGATAGCACGCATGCGTACCGCCTTATCAGAAATGGCGGTAGAAGGTATAGAGACTAATATTCCTCTGCATCAGGAACTAATGTTAGATGCTGCTTTTTTACGAGGTGGCACCAGCATTCACTATTTGGAACACAAGCTAGCCGAACGCATCAAGGTAAAATAACATGGCTTGGCTTACGCTGACAATCACTGCATCTGCATCCGAGGCGGAGATGCTGAGTGAGGCTCTGTTGGCGCTCGGCGCACTATCTGTGGATATTCACGATGCAGATGCCGATACCCCAAATGAGCAAGCCATATTTGGTGAACCGGGCGAACCCGTCTCCCATCTTTGGTCATACAATCGCGTTACTGCTCTGTTTGTCGAAGATACGCCGATAGACGCAATCATGCTAGAAGCGGCACACGCCATCGGGCTGCAACAGCCGCCAAACTATGCCATCGCAACCTTGGCGGACAACGACTGGGTGCGCCTGACTCAATTGCAGTTTAACCCCATCCGTATTTCGCAGCGCCTATGGATCGTGCCTACCTGGCATACCCCATTTGACTCCAGTGCCATCAACATTACGCTCGACCCCGGCTTGGCTTTTGGTACCGGAAGCCACCCCACTACCCGTTTGTGTTTGCGCTGGTTGGACAGTCATTTGCAAGGAGGTGAATCCGTTCTGGATTATGGCTGCGGCTCGGGTATCCTGACCATCGCTGCGCTCAAATTAGGCGCTGCCAGCGCCACGGGCGTGGACGTGGATGCGCAAGCCGTGCAAGCCAGCCGCGACAATGCAATGGTTAATCAAGTTGACGCGCAGTTCTACTTGCCTAATGCTGCACTGAAACAACAAGTTGACATTGTAGTAGCCAATATTCTTACCAATCCTCTCAAAGTACTCGCGCCATTACTGGCAGGCTCATCGCGGCAAGGTGGTCAGATTGTATTATCCGGCGTACTCAGCGAACAGGCCGAGGACGTCATGAAAATCTATGATCAATGGTTTGACTTCAGACCACCGGTTGTGGAAGAAGGTTGGGCATGCTTATCTGGAGTGAAGCGATGAATGCAGTCACCCAATGCCCGGAGTGTAGTACCCGCTTTAAGGTCAGCCAAGCTCAGCTGGATATGCATCAGGGCATGGTGCGGTGCGGACGTTGCCAGGCAATATTCAACGCAATAAAACAATTGCATGATAATGAACTCAGCTCGCAACTTACTCTAACCCTGGATCTGGAGGAAATGCAGCAAGTGCCTGTCCAAAGTCCGGTAGAGCATATCCCCGCAACCCACGATAAATATGATTTCAGTCATCTCACTACGGACAGTAAAGAAGAAGCGCTGGAAATAAGTGCCTCAGTCATCAAAAAGAATATTCACTGGTCATGGGTGGTGGTCACATTGTTGTTAGTCATAGTGTTACTGGCACAGACTACGTATTTTTTTCGTGTCGAACTCGCTGCGTACTTGCCGGGCATCAAGCCAGTACTCACGTCCTATTGTAAGATGCTCAACTGCGATATCCCGCTACCGAAAAAAATTGACCTGCTGAGCATCGAATCTTCTGATCTGGAATCCGATCCGAAACAAGCGAGCGTCATCGCTCTCAATGCCATCTTGCGAAACCGTGCGCCTTACGCGCAAACCTATCCCAATCTGGAACTTACACTCACCAACTCGATGGATGAGGCACTGGCGCGTCGCATCTTCCCTCCAGTGGAATATCTCAAATCCGGCGAGGACGAAAAACAAGGGCTGCTACCCAACCATGAGATTGGCATCAAGCTGCATCTTGATACTGCCGACCTTAAACCAACTGGATATCGCTTGTTTTTGTTTTATCCCTAGTATCGTTCCATCATTAAATTTGACACGTACACGCCGGACGTTTTTGATTTCAAGTGGCATCCTCCTGAGTTTTTGCACTGGAGACTTGAAGCTGCCTGCACATGCTTCAGTTGTGGCTTGGTTAAAAGCGAATGGCAGCCCGCCTGCGCGAAAATCCGCATGTTCGTGATACTATTCCCGCACTTTTTCGCACAGAAAGCATCAAGTTGAGAAAACGTTTAGGAGAATGGTTAGTCGAGCAGGGGAAGCTGAATACGCTCGATTTGGAGCGTGCGCTAGATTTGCAGCAAGATGAAGTGGGCGAACACGAGCGTATTGGCGCACTGTTATTAAAGCTGGGGGTTGTTTCTGCCCGTGACGTGGCAGAGGCATTGGCGGCACAACTTGGGCTCGCACTAGTGGAACCGGCTGATTATCCTCAAGTGCCCTTGCTGGAAGAGCGCGTATCGGTGCGTTTCCTTAAAGAGTCTAAAGCGTTGCCGCTACATGAAGATGAACACGTGCTGGTGCTGGCGCTAGTGGATCCACTTGATCAATACGTCATCAATGCCTTTGGCTTGCTAACTCATCGCTCGGTTAGTGTGCGTGTGGCAGTGCAGCAGGATATGGAAAGCGCTTTCGAGCGTCTTTACGGTAGCGGCAAGACGTCGATGGGGGAAATTGTCGGCGACATCGAAACCCTCGAGGAAGAAGGTGCGAGCGACGATGTGCAGCATCTTAAGGATCTTGCCAGCGAGGCGCCGGTTATCCGTCTGGTTAATTTAATTATTGGCCATGCGCTGGAGGCGCGCGCATCCGATGTTCACATCGAGCCATTCGAAAATCGTCTGATCGTGCGTTACCGGGTAGACGGGGTGATGCACGAGGTAGAGTCGCCGCCGCGGCGCTTGTCCGCTGCCGTCATATCGCGGATTAAAATCATGGCAAGCATGGATATTGCGGAACGGCGTCTGCCACAGGATGGTCGTATCAAATTGCGAATTCAGAGCAAGGAAATTGATTTGCGTGTTTCCACTGTGCCTACCATGCATGGTGAGAGCGTGGTTATGCGGATTCTAGACAAGAGTGGTACTACCCTAAATTTTGCCGCGCTGGGGTTTGATGATGATGTGCTCAAAGTATTCATAGATGTATTGCAGCAACCCCATGGCATTATTCTGGCCACCGGCCCTACTGGTAGTGGCAAAACTACCACGCTCTACACCGCATTACAAACGTTGAACAAATCGGATGTGAAGATACTCACGGTGGAAGACCCGGTTGAATATCAGATGGAAGGCGTAAACCAGATTCAGGTCAAAGCACAGATCGGTCTTACCTTTGCCAACGCCCTGCGCTCTATTGTGCGCCAGGATCCAGACGTTATCATGATCGGCGAAATCCGCGATTTGGAAACGGCACAAATTGCCGTACAGGCCGCGCTTACTGGTCACTTGGTGCTGTCCACCCTGCACACTAACGATGCTGCCAGTACGATCAACCGTCTACTCGATATGGGCATGGACGATTACCTTCTGACATCCACTGTGATTGGCATTCTTGCGCAGCGCCTGGTGCGCACATTGTGCGAACAATGTCGTCAATTGCGAATTGTGCTGCCCGAAGTGGTCGATGAAATGGAGTTACATCGCTTTACCGAAGCGCGTCCGATTGAACTTTATCATGCGGTTGGCTGTCCACATTGTGGTCACACTGGCTATATTGGTCGCGTCAGTATTGTGGAAATACTTCCGATGAGTGATGGTATTCGCAGTTTAGTGATGCAGCACGCAACTGCGGGGGAAATACGCAAGCTGGCAATCGATCAAGGTATGAGAACCATGTTTGATAATGGTTTGCGCAAAGTGATGGCAGGAGTTACGACCATTGAGGAAGTATTGCGCGTGACGCGGGAGGCTTGATTTTGCCGGTGTTTCAATACAACGCAGTTAGTGCAGACGGCGAAGCGCTGGAAGGCGAGATGGAAGCCCGTACTAATGAAGCGGTCGTAGATCGTTTGCAGGCTATGGGCTATATTCCGATTCAAATTGAACTAGCGCAGCTGGAACGAACTGCCGGAAACACCTCATTCGGATGGCTACGCTCCAGTCGAGTGAGTCAGGCAGAAATTGGCGTATTCACGAGTGAAATTGCAACGTTATTACATGCAGGTTTGCCACTTGATCGCGCATTGGAAATTCTGGTCGAGCTATCGGAAAACGATAAAGTGCGTAACCTGCTGACGCAGGTACGCGACGATGTGCGTGGTGGTGCTTCGCTTTCCGCAGCGATGGAAGCGCAGAAAGGCGTGTTTTCCCGTTTCTACCTCAATATGGTGCGTGCTGGCGAGGCTGGGGGCGCACTTGGTCCGGTGCTGACGCGTATCACTGAATTCATGGAACGCGCCAAAGCACTCAAGCAAACTGTTACATCTGCATTAATCTATCCCGCCATCCTGATGTTAGTGGCGGCCAGTTCGGTGATGATGTTGTTGATATTCGTTGTGCCGCAGTTTTCCCTGATGTTTCAGCAATCCGGTAAAACCCTGCCGCTGCCAACGCAAATCGTCATTGCCGCTGGTGACTTTCTACGCCATGACTGGTGGATGTTGCTGATTGGTGCGCTAGCCATTTATGTGCTGCTGCGACAGCAAATGCAAAACCCTACCAGCCGCTACCGCTGGGACGGCATTTTTCTGCGCCTGCCGCTGGTAGGCGACCTGGTGGCCAAGATCGAGGTGGCCCGCTTTAGTCGCAGCCTAGGTACTTTGCTAGGCAACGGAGTGACTTTATTGAACGCGCTCTTTATTATCAAAGAAACCTTAAATAATAGCGTCATGGCTGAAGGACTCGATAGTGTGGCGAATCAGCTCAAGCAAGGGTTGGGGTTGGGCAAACCAATGATGGAAACGGGTTTGTTTCCCAAGCTTGCGGTTCATATGGTAGTCGTTGGGGAAGAAACGGGCCAGCTTGAAGAAATGCTGCTGCGCGTTGCAGATGTGTATGACAATGAGGTGCAAACAACGGTCAAGCGCATGTTAAGTCTAATGGAGCCGGTACTGATTTTGGGGCTGGGGCTGTTGATTGGCGGTATCATTATGTCAATTCTGCTTGCCATCCTCAGTGTCAACGACTTGGCGATGTAATCAGAGATTGAGAGCCCGACTACATGGCGTGCTTAGCATTGTCGTAGCCCATCATAAGCAATGATGTGGTCAGGAAGCATGGGAAACATAGGAAAATAGAAATGGTACATTTTTGGAGAGAGATATTATGAACAGGATGAATCGGGTACGCCGGGAAACAGGATTTACCTTGCTCGAGTTGCTGGTAGTGCTGGTAATTCTAGGCCTGCTGGCTGGCTTGGTGGGACCAAAAGTAATGGATTATCTTGGTACATCGAAAAGCAAAACGGGTAAGCTGCAAATCGAGCAGCTTGGACAGAGTCTGGAATTGTTCAAGCTGGAAGTAGGACGCTATCCCACTTCACAGGAAAGTTTGTCGGCATTGATCGAGTCACCCACTGGTGCGACCGGTTGGAACGGACCTTATATTAAGGGATCGAAAATGGTGCCAAAAGATCCGTGGGGCAACGATTACCATTACGCTTCGCCGGGACAGCACAACAAAGATTTTGATATCAGTTCACTTGGCCTTGATAATCGTGAAGGTGGCGAAGGCGAAAACAAGGATATCAATAATTGGGGCGAATAAAATCGCGTGCCAGCGCCGGTTTTACCCTGCTTGAATTACTGGTGGTGCTGATGCTAATGGCGATGGTATATGCCTTGGCGGTACCGATGATCTCTGCCGGCCTGCCCGGCACCGAACTAAAGGGCGCGGCGCGTCAGCTGGCGGCTGGCTTACGTCAAGCGCGCAACCAAGCAGTCACGCGAAAAGAAGAATCGACATTGACACTGGATGTTGAAAAGCGAAATTTCAAAGTGAGTGGCGACCAGCGCCGCTATGCCTTGCCTACAAAGTTGGAGATCAGCCTGTTTACAGCGCAGTCCGAACTACTGCCCGACAAAGTCGGTGCGATTCGCTTTTACCCGGATGGAAGCTCCACCGGCGGTCGTATCACGGTAACATCGGGTGTCCGCAAATACGATATTAATATCGATTGGCTGACCGGCCAAGTCACCATTCTCAATTAAGAGCTGTATGTGAACCTGGACGATTTGGAAATTTTGGCTGTATCTAATGTAAGCGGTCGTTGATATGACATTGCATCATTATAAGACCGCGAAAATATCCAGGTTATTTGCTGACAATCCCCTTCGGCATGTATAAATTCAGTCGTGGTTTTTCTTTGCTTGAAGTGCTGGTGGCATTTGTAATTCTGGCACTGATATTGGGCGTATTGATGCAGATTTTTTCTGGCGGCTTGCGTAATGCCAGTCGTGTTGACGAATATCAGCAGGCAATGTTGCTGGGTCAAAGCAAGTTAGCATCGATTGGCATCGAGACACCATTGAAAGTAAGTGAGAGCAATGGCGAGTTTGATGCCTTTTACCGTTGGCATGTCAGTATTCGACCCTATCCCGTGGCTCCAACACAGACGAGCGACCAGACTGGATTGCCAGTGCCGATTTTGCCTGTGTCACTGCTGGAAGTGGAAATCCAGGTGCTATGGGGCGGCAGCGACCAGCCGCGTTCGGCCAGCCTTAAAACGCTGCGACTGGTGAATGGAGTTGCGTTGTGAACCAGGACAAACACAGAATTACCGGCTTCACCTTGCTGGAACTTCTAATCGCCATGTCTTTGCTCGGTTTTATCCTGGCCTTGCTGTTTGGTGGCATGCGTCTAGGCGCACGCAGCTGGGATGCCGGCGAGATACGTGCTGAAAATTCGACACATTTGGCTTTGCTGCAAGGATTTTTGCGGCGTGAATTAAGTCAGGTAACTCCATTTCACTGGAAGAAAAAAGCAGATATGAATCTGGCGTTCATCGGTCAGCCAGACAATGTCAAGCTGGTGGCTCCGATTGCCGTGCGATTGGGTACCGGTGGTTTGTTTCTGATCAGCCTGGAGTTGGTGCAGGAAAATGATGTTGGCCAACTGGTAATGAGGCGTGCTATTCCAGAGGCAGACAGTATTGATTTTACCGCATTGGAAAATGCCGAAAAAATCGTGCTGGCGGACCATGTGGCGGAATTAAGCTTTGCCTATTTTGGTGCTGAAACCAAAGATGCCGAACCACAATGGCGGGACCAGTGGGGAAATCGGGATACTCAACAGCGGTTACCCTACCTGATTCGTGTTCGGGTCAAGTTCAGTAATGGCCGTGTTTGGCCGGATTTAGTGGTCGCACCGTTGATCGGTTCTGATACTGGCTGTATGTGGGACAGCTCTACCAATCGATGCGTGAGTGAATGAAGGCCGTGATCAACAAAAAACATCAACATGGTATTGCATTGGTGCTGGTATTGTGGGCAACCACACTGTTGACGGTAATTGCTGCCAGTTTCGCTTTCAGTATGCGTACTGATACGCTGCTAGCCCAGAATTTAGCAGCTGCAGCACGCGCCCAGGCGGTGGCTGATGGTGGCATGCAGCGTGCGTTCTACGAAATGTTCAAACCGGCCAGCGATCTGCAGCGATGGAAGGGCGATGGCGTGCCACATCAGTGGGAATTCGGGGGTGCCAAGCTTAACATCACGCTCCTGGATGTGTCCGGTAAAATTGACATTAACAGTGCATCGGACGATTTGCTGAAAGGCTTGTTAAAAAGTGTCGGCCTTAACGATGAAGAAAGTAATGTCCTGCTGGATGCTATTGTGGATTGGCGCGACGGTGATGATTTGCCGCGTCCTAAAGGTGCCGAGGTTGCGGAATACAAAGCTGCCGGGTTGAAATACCGCCCGGCTAATGCACCGTTTGAAACGGTTAATGAATTGCAGCGGGTATTGGGCATGACACCCGAGTTATACGCAAATCTGGCAGATGCACTGACTGTAGATTCACATCAGGCGGGGATAAATGCAGCCATTGCGCCAAGAAAAGTTTTGCTTGCACTACCCGGTGCTAATGTAGCGCTGGTTGACGCTTATCTTTTAGCACGTCAGGAGGCCTTGCTCAAAAATTTACCGCCACCGCCGTTTGCGCCGGCTGCCGCTGCTGTAGCGGGTGATGACGGTTCCGTGTATAGTGTTCGTGCCGAAGCGGCATTACCAGATGGTACAGTGTTCATACGTGAAACTGTGGTAAAAGTTGATCAAGGCACCGTTCGTAAGTTCGTTTTTTTTTCCTGGAAGGAAGGGGAAGCGACTCCAAAGCCAATCGTTGAAGAACAAGCAGCTATTAACTAATAGATTGTGTGTGATTAATCCACTTTCCATTTGCGCGGAGCGATGAGTAAGAGAGCTGATCGCGCAATTTCCATCAAAATTAATGATTGCCTAAACATTCCAATATGGAATGTTGTATATCCATTATCAACGTATGCTTTCTGAGGGTATTTGAAGTTCAGGCGAAAAACTCAAATGACAGTGCCTTGATGGATACATTATTCTAAATTCTAATTTTTTATAATTAAGTATAAAGCTTTGATTGAACTTAACGATAATTAGCTAACTCCAACCAATCTTTGGGTGCGTCGTTGCGTATCCATGTACTTAGTAACTGCACCTTAGAATAACCCGATGCTGATAAAGACAGAGCGAATTATAGTAACAATTGATTATCATGCGCTTCTTCTGTCATTAAGGCAGAACACATTACTCTTAAGCCTCTCTTTGCCAGGATGAGAGGAACGCTACATGCGCACTGCAGTTTTACATGACAAATAAAATTCAAACTGCGCGCCAGTCGCGCTTTACTTTTGACAAAAATTCTCCACTTGGGCACTTTTGGCGTTGGTGGTCGGGTGAACTCATTGCGCTCGTGCCGCAATGGTTGCGGCAATCCAGTGCAAACGCCGCTAATGGACTGCTGATAGAAGTTACTCCTCAAGCCGTTATATTGCGGCGCTGGCTGAAAGACAGCTTGACCGTGCAAGGTCGAGTCGATAGGCAATCTGGCGAGCATGATACCCAAAGCATTGCCTTTCAGGCACTTTTTAGCAAGCTACATAAACGCGATGAGCAGGTTGCGTTGTGTCTCACTGATACTCAATGCCTAGTCAAACAGGTCGAACTGCCTCTGGCGGCAGCTAAGAATCTGCGCCAAGTGCTAGGTTTTGAGATGGATCGCCATACCCCATTCAAAGCTGAGCAAGTTTATTTTGATTTCCGTGTGTTGCGTGTGGAAAACCAAAAAAACCAGCTTGTCGTGAAGCTGGTGGTTGTACCACGCTCAGCGGTGGATGGCGCGCTTGACCTGCTGGAGCGTTGGGGTGCGCCGGTCAATGCCGTGTATGTTGCTGGCATTGCTGTGCCGGACGGAGATGCCATCAACCTGATGCCCACTGAGCGTAGCACTACCCAACCTTCCAAGTTGCGTGGAGCCAATGCTGGGCTATTGCTGCTAACGTTGATACTGGCAATGATCGCCATAACCATCCCAATCTGGCAGAAGCGACAAGCCGTGATTGCGCTGCTGCCGATAGTTGACCGCGCCAAGCAGCAAGCGAGAGAAACCGACGCGTTGCGGCGTGAACAAGAGAGGCTAGCCGCAGAATTCAATTTCATGCTAGATAAAAAGCAGGCAGCCCCGCCACTAGTAATCTTGATGGACGAATTGTCTCGCCTGTTGCCGGACGA contains:
- the accB gene encoding acetyl-CoA carboxylase biotin carboxyl carrier protein, which produces MDLRKLKTLIELVESSGIAELEISEGEERVRIVRSCAAVQHVYAAPQHMTTLASQLADAPVEPVEPAAPDGHVVKSPMVGSFYRSPSPGAKPFVEVGQSVNVGDTLCIIEAMKLLNEIEADQSGVISAVLVESGQPVEYGQPLFVIG
- the gspE gene encoding type II secretion system ATPase GspE, with amino-acid sequence MAARLRENPHVRDTIPALFRTESIKLRKRLGEWLVEQGKLNTLDLERALDLQQDEVGEHERIGALLLKLGVVSARDVAEALAAQLGLALVEPADYPQVPLLEERVSVRFLKESKALPLHEDEHVLVLALVDPLDQYVINAFGLLTHRSVSVRVAVQQDMESAFERLYGSGKTSMGEIVGDIETLEEEGASDDVQHLKDLASEAPVIRLVNLIIGHALEARASDVHIEPFENRLIVRYRVDGVMHEVESPPRRLSAAVISRIKIMASMDIAERRLPQDGRIKLRIQSKEIDLRVSTVPTMHGESVVMRILDKSGTTLNFAALGFDDDVLKVFIDVLQQPHGIILATGPTGSGKTTTLYTALQTLNKSDVKILTVEDPVEYQMEGVNQIQVKAQIGLTFANALRSIVRQDPDVIMIGEIRDLETAQIAVQAALTGHLVLSTLHTNDAASTINRLLDMGMDDYLLTSTVIGILAQRLVRTLCEQCRQLRIVLPEVVDEMELHRFTEARPIELYHAVGCPHCGHTGYIGRVSIVEILPMSDGIRSLVMQHATAGEIRKLAIDQGMRTMFDNGLRKVMAGVTTIEEVLRVTREA
- a CDS encoding putative toxin-antitoxin system toxin component, PIN family, which translates into the protein MRVVLDTNVILSALLFANGNLAWLRKAWQAKSIRPVISNATKEDLFDSLDYPKFNLSIAEQDLLLEDFFPYCETASISNWMPSHGIFSQVFLAVAHKAKVDALVTVEKDLLALRGSFTPSIFTVEELRKRLQEERLA
- the prmA gene encoding 50S ribosomal protein L11 methyltransferase yields the protein MAWLTLTITASASEAEMLSEALLALGALSVDIHDADADTPNEQAIFGEPGEPVSHLWSYNRVTALFVEDTPIDAIMLEAAHAIGLQQPPNYAIATLADNDWVRLTQLQFNPIRISQRLWIVPTWHTPFDSSAINITLDPGLAFGTGSHPTTRLCLRWLDSHLQGGESVLDYGCGSGILTIAALKLGAASATGVDVDAQAVQASRDNAMVNQVDAQFYLPNAALKQQVDIVVANILTNPLKVLAPLLAGSSRQGGQIVLSGVLSEQAEDVMKIYDQWFDFRPPVVEEGWACLSGVKR
- the accC gene encoding acetyl-CoA carboxylase biotin carboxylase subunit, with amino-acid sequence MFEKILIANRGEIALRIQRACREMGIKSVAVHSEADADAKYVKLADESVCIGPASSLHSYLHIPSIISAAEVTDAQAIHPGYGFLSENADFAERVEKSGFVFIGPRPETIRLMGDKVSAKNAMKKAGIPCVPGVDGALPDNPAEITKIARSIGYPVIIKAAGGGGGRGMRVVHTEAALLNAVVMTRSEAQAAFNNPVVYMEKFLQNPRHIEFQVLADSYGNAVYLGERDCSMQRRHQKILEEAPAPLLNTRLRNKMGERCAAACRKIGYRGAGTFEFLYENDEFFFIEMNTRVQVEHPVTEMITGIDIVQQQIRIAAGEKLSFKQNDITLKGHAIECRINAEHPYKFTPSAGRITTWHTPGGPGIRVDSHVYANYFVPPHYDSMIGKIIAYGDNRQQAIARMRTALSEMAVEGIETNIPLHQELMLDAAFLRGGTSIHYLEHKLAERIKVK
- a CDS encoding AbrB/MazE/SpoVT family DNA-binding domain-containing protein, which codes for MPYLLLLAAEVATMHVKITPNDQITSPDQSAAQVEAAGYVDEVDSSAIVVTPVLAQSVEAVRDKLIASGISEKDVADACAWARRPKE
- a CDS encoding zinc-ribbon and DUF3426 domain-containing protein — encoded protein: MNAVTQCPECSTRFKVSQAQLDMHQGMVRCGRCQAIFNAIKQLHDNELSSQLTLTLDLEEMQQVPVQSPVEHIPATHDKYDFSHLTTDSKEEALEISASVIKKNIHWSWVVVTLLLVIVLLAQTTYFFRVELAAYLPGIKPVLTSYCKMLNCDIPLPKKIDLLSIESSDLESDPKQASVIALNAILRNRAPYAQTYPNLELTLTNSMDEALARRIFPPVEYLKSGEDEKQGLLPNHEIGIKLHLDTADLKPTGYRLFLFYP
- the aroQ gene encoding type II 3-dehydroquinate dehydratase, yielding MKTILVLHGPNLNLLGSREPSVYGHTTLDEINNKLQHLARMQGANLLHFQSNSESALVDRIHLARQDGTDFIVINPAAFTHTSVALRDALTAVAIPFIEVHLSNVFAREPFRKESYFSDLAIGVISGLGATGYELAVQYALQYSVRS